A single window of Ignavibacteriota bacterium DNA harbors:
- a CDS encoding B12-binding domain-containing radical SAM protein: MNILLVYPEMPDTFWSMKYATKVFGKKAMYPPLGLITISNLLPSTWKKKLVDLNVTALTKENILWADYIFISAMNVQEESARIIISECKKLNKKIVAGGTLFTHEFDKFSEVDHFVLNEAEITLPLFLNDLTHNTLKKIYSTEQFANVEESPLPDWSLVDVKNYHYAIVQYSRGCPYNCDFCDVTSLFGRKPRTKTSVQIINELNEIAKYENFPFILFADDNLIGNRRILMSDLLPALIEWRKKNNPSVYFATQVTINLSDDEKLMKLMLEAGFRHIFVGIETPDETSLLESRKTQNLKRNLLDSIKKLNENGFIVVGGFIVGFDTDDEGIFQRQIDFIQESGIVLATVNVLKAPPGTELYERMKNENRLIDGFSFHEGESNFIPKMNKEILSKGFDKLISTVYSPNAIFERNKKFISTYQFPKTETKIPNPSIKIYLVPFLRSVYLIGIKSKLRLHYWKTIIWTFINNKNFIDHGVFNGVMIYQLQKLYDKYNFTKNNDSLYS; the protein is encoded by the coding sequence TTGAATATTTTATTGGTATATCCGGAAATGCCTGATACTTTTTGGTCAATGAAATACGCAACAAAGGTTTTCGGTAAAAAAGCGATGTATCCGCCGCTTGGATTGATAACCATTTCAAACTTGCTTCCGTCTACTTGGAAAAAAAAATTAGTTGATCTAAATGTAACAGCACTTACAAAAGAAAATATTCTATGGGCCGATTATATTTTTATTAGCGCTATGAATGTACAGGAAGAATCAGCGAGAATAATAATTTCCGAATGCAAAAAACTTAACAAGAAAATTGTTGCCGGCGGAACATTATTTACGCATGAGTTTGATAAATTCAGTGAAGTCGATCATTTTGTATTAAATGAAGCTGAAATCACTTTACCATTATTTTTAAATGACCTAACACACAACACACTGAAAAAAATATATAGTACCGAACAATTTGCAAATGTTGAAGAAAGTCCTTTACCCGATTGGAGTCTGGTAGACGTTAAAAACTATCATTACGCTATAGTTCAATATTCGCGAGGCTGTCCATATAATTGCGATTTTTGTGATGTAACTTCTTTATTCGGCAGAAAACCAAGAACAAAAACTTCAGTACAAATCATTAATGAACTGAATGAAATTGCCAAGTATGAAAATTTTCCATTCATTCTTTTTGCTGATGACAATTTAATTGGCAATAGAAGAATATTAATGAGTGATCTTCTTCCGGCATTAATTGAATGGCGTAAGAAAAATAATCCATCTGTTTATTTTGCGACACAAGTTACTATAAATTTATCGGATGATGAAAAACTGATGAAACTTATGCTTGAAGCCGGCTTCAGACATATTTTTGTCGGTATTGAAACTCCTGATGAAACAAGTCTTTTGGAAAGCAGAAAAACTCAAAATCTTAAAAGAAATTTGCTCGATTCAATTAAGAAATTGAATGAAAATGGATTTATTGTTGTCGGAGGATTCATTGTTGGTTTCGATACTGATGACGAAGGAATTTTTCAGCGGCAAATAGATTTTATACAAGAAAGCGGAATAGTTTTAGCAACTGTAAATGTGTTAAAAGCTCCTCCCGGAACCGAACTTTACGAAAGAATGAAAAATGAAAATAGGCTAATTGATGGTTTCTCATTTCATGAAGGCGAAAGCAATTTTATTCCAAAAATGAACAAAGAGATTCTGAGTAAAGGATTTGATAAATTAATCTCAACCGTATATTCACCAAATGCTATTTTTGAAAGAAATAAAAAATTTATTTCTACATATCAATTTCCAAAAACAGAAACTAAAATCCCAAATCCTTCCATAAAGATATATTTAGTTCCGTTTTTAAGAAGCGTTTATTTAATTGGAATTAAAAGTAAATTAAGACTGCATTATTGGAAAACGATTATCTGGACTTTTATCAACAACAAAAATTTTATTGATCACGGCGTTTTCAACGGCGTTATGATTTACCAATTGCAAAAACTTTATGATAAATATAATTTTACAAAAAATAATGATTCCTTATACAGTTAA
- a CDS encoding class I mannose-6-phosphate isomerase, which produces MDGNLQSTSWRKTQQYLLPLYKNKTETGNYDIYPSFKIDDGKILDGIAALVDEISKYDTITIDGYIGVFWENFCSDLLIEFEKRKISVGIFDIRMALKSENEIDELIKNDLGDSNSIFGKRTNLMLSDFFNHEKIKKIIPSKKYNVNIIFGCGSELAKWKGILVYLDLPKNELQFRMRAQSITNLGAEIPFDPTKMYKRFYFIDWFVLNEHKKNIISKIDFIVDSQRPNNLLSIKGSDFRDSLNKMSKNYFRVRPWFEPGPWGGNWIKENIKGLAEDVPNYAWSFELIVPENGILIQSENFLLEVSFDFLMFQENENILGRHCKIYNYEFPIRFDFLDTFDGGNLSVQCHPRLEYMKSNFGEIITQDESYYILDTKNEAKVYLGFQEEINSEEFRKELEESYRNSNPVNIENYVQTHEVKKHDLFLIPQGTIHGSGKDNLVLEISNTPYIFTFKMYDWLRLDLNGKPRPINIEHAYNNLYFNRKGEKVKDELIAKPVVISEGNDWKIIHLTTHNVHIYDVERIEFFSSVKIKNDDRFHVCMLVEGESVIVETENGMKTIFNYAETFVIPAAANSYKLINESKKEAKVVKAFLK; this is translated from the coding sequence ATTGATGGAAATTTACAAAGTACAAGCTGGAGAAAAACACAGCAGTATTTACTGCCTCTGTATAAAAATAAAACCGAAACCGGAAATTATGATATTTACCCTTCCTTCAAAATAGATGATGGAAAAATATTAGACGGCATTGCGGCATTAGTTGATGAAATTTCAAAATACGATACTATCACAATTGATGGATATATTGGTGTATTCTGGGAAAATTTCTGTTCAGATCTTTTAATTGAATTTGAAAAAAGGAAAATATCTGTCGGCATTTTTGATATTAGAATGGCGCTTAAAAGTGAAAATGAAATCGATGAATTGATTAAAAATGATCTTGGAGATTCAAATTCAATTTTTGGAAAACGCACCAATTTAATGCTTTCCGATTTTTTTAACCATGAAAAAATCAAAAAAATTATTCCTTCAAAAAAATATAATGTAAATATTATTTTCGGCTGCGGATCGGAATTGGCAAAATGGAAAGGAATTTTAGTTTATCTCGATCTTCCTAAAAATGAACTGCAATTTAGAATGCGCGCTCAAAGCATAACGAATTTAGGAGCGGAAATTCCATTCGATCCTACTAAAATGTATAAAAGATTTTATTTTATCGATTGGTTTGTGCTTAACGAACATAAAAAAAATATTATTTCCAAAATAGATTTTATTGTAGACTCACAAAGACCGAATAATCTGCTGAGCATAAAAGGAAGTGATTTTAGAGATTCATTAAATAAAATGTCAAAAAATTATTTTAGAGTTCGTCCATGGTTTGAGCCGGGACCTTGGGGCGGAAATTGGATAAAAGAAAATATTAAAGGATTGGCAGAAGATGTTCCAAATTATGCTTGGTCATTTGAATTAATAGTTCCCGAAAACGGAATACTAATTCAAAGCGAAAACTTTCTTCTTGAAGTATCGTTTGATTTTTTAATGTTTCAGGAAAATGAAAATATACTGGGCAGACATTGTAAAATTTATAATTATGAATTTCCTATTCGTTTTGATTTTCTCGACACATTCGACGGAGGAAACTTGTCCGTTCAGTGTCATCCGCGATTGGAATATATGAAAAGTAATTTTGGTGAAATTATTACGCAGGACGAATCATATTACATTTTAGATACAAAGAACGAAGCTAAAGTTTATTTGGGATTTCAAGAGGAAATTAATTCCGAAGAATTCAGAAAAGAACTTGAGGAAAGTTATAGAAATTCAAATCCGGTAAATATTGAGAATTACGTTCAAACTCACGAAGTTAAAAAGCACGATCTGTTCTTAATACCTCAGGGAACAATTCACGGTTCGGGAAAAGACAATTTGGTTTTAGAAATTTCCAATACACCGTATATTTTCACTTTTAAAATGTATGATTGGCTTAGGTTGGATTTAAATGGTAAACCAAGACCAATAAACATCGAGCACGCTTATAATAATTTATATTTCAACAGAAAAGGTGAAAAAGTAAAGGATGAACTAATTGCAAAACCGGTAGTAATTTCGGAAGGAAACGATTGGAAAATTATTCACCTTACAACTCATAATGTTCATATTTATGATGTTGAAAGAATTGAATTTTTTAGTTCAGTAAAAATCAAAAATGATGATCGGTTTCACGTTTGCATGCTTGTGGAAGGAGAATCAGTTATTGTTGAAACAGAAAACGGTATGAAAACAATATTTAATTATGCCGAAACTTTCGTAATACCCGCCGCCGCAAATTCGTATAAATTAATTAACGAAAGTAAAAAAGAAGCAAAAGTAGTGAAGGCATTTTTGAAATAA
- the corA gene encoding magnesium/cobalt transporter CorA — MKKSEKLTRKIGMPPGEIIYIGNADPEKTKIKLYKYDKISFFENDLTKLENIDEIRDLNKINWLNITGFEKIEQIKNLSKIINVSELLLEDALHSDHIPKYEEGNDYLAIIVKNFKEESTEPSNNCIILKDGLVVSLMENPTDIIKTKIERIKNGTARARNKKADYLFYTLLDSCIDSYYMYFENIREELFDLESLILHKRNENHINKIYELNAKFKTIRKNLFPLKTAIVDLIESEINLLEKSNYHFFNDCKDHVNELIEYYNSFSDNIQSLINLNENNIVNNTNKVIKILTIIATIFIPLTFIAGIYGMNFKYMPELEWEFGYYFILGIMLVIGVGILLVIKYKKWY; from the coding sequence ATGAAAAAATCTGAAAAATTAACCAGAAAAATTGGAATGCCGCCGGGCGAAATTATATATATAGGAAATGCTGACCCCGAAAAAACAAAAATTAAACTTTATAAATATGATAAGATAAGTTTTTTTGAAAATGATTTGACAAAACTTGAAAACATAGACGAGATAAGAGATCTGAATAAAATAAATTGGCTGAATATAACCGGATTTGAAAAAATTGAACAAATAAAGAATTTAAGTAAAATTATAAACGTAAGTGAATTGCTTTTAGAAGACGCATTACATTCGGATCATATTCCAAAATATGAAGAAGGTAATGATTATTTGGCAATTATTGTAAAAAATTTCAAAGAAGAAAGTACAGAACCCAGCAATAACTGCATTATTCTTAAAGACGGACTAGTCGTTTCATTAATGGAAAACCCAACCGATATCATAAAAACAAAAATCGAGAGAATTAAAAATGGAACCGCGCGCGCTAGAAATAAAAAGGCGGATTATCTTTTTTATACTTTGCTTGATTCTTGTATAGATTCATATTACATGTATTTTGAAAATATTAGAGAAGAACTTTTTGATTTGGAAAGCTTAATACTTCACAAACGTAATGAAAATCATATAAATAAAATTTATGAATTAAACGCGAAATTTAAAACAATAAGGAAAAATCTTTTCCCGTTGAAAACCGCAATTGTTGATTTAATAGAAAGCGAAATTAATTTATTGGAAAAAAGTAACTATCATTTTTTTAATGATTGTAAAGATCATGTTAATGAACTTATAGAATACTATAACTCTTTTTCGGATAATATTCAAAGTTTGATAAATTTGAATGAAAACAATATTGTGAACAATACTAATAAGGTGATAAAAATTTTAACTATTATCGCCACAATTTTTATTCCGCTTACATTTATTGCCGGAATTTACGGAATGAATTTTAAATATATGCCAGAATTGGAATGGGAGTTTGGATATTATTTTATACTGGGAATTATGCTCGTAATAGGCGTAGGAATTTTACTAGTTATCAAATATAAAAAATGGTATTAA
- a CDS encoding sugar porter family MFS transporter: MNGQIQSGENKLYLSILAFIAALGGFLFGFDTAVISGTIGFVKSQFILDALSEGWFVSIALLGCIFGVVIAGYLSDKFGRKLVLILSAILFSISAIGCAVSGNYTELIIYRLVGGIGIGVASIISPMYISEISIPSMRGKLITLYQLAITIGILAAYISNYFILESSSNSVFADGSFLNWVLYKEIWRGMFGVETFPAILFLALLFAVPESPRYLLMKKEINKAQIILSKIIGEKKVASEISEITKSFETTSVNFNDLFHKKMLKPLLIGISLAMFSQFSGINAIMYYGIKILGEAGIGANDAFWSQVTIGIVNVIFTVVAIYTIDKFGRKPLLIWGVSGAVVSLIAVGILFIMNITSSFLLLIFILLFIACFAFSFGPVVWVILAEIYPTKIRGRAMAIATLSLWVANWIVGQFTPFLLETIKAHGTFWIFALTSFPAIWVTWKFVPETKNKPLEEIEKVWY, from the coding sequence ATGAACGGGCAAATTCAGTCGGGTGAAAACAAATTATATTTATCAATTTTAGCTTTTATTGCGGCATTAGGCGGATTTCTTTTCGGATTTGATACCGCTGTAATTTCAGGAACAATCGGTTTTGTGAAAAGTCAATTTATTCTTGACGCGTTATCTGAAGGATGGTTTGTAAGCATTGCTTTGCTTGGCTGTATTTTTGGTGTTGTAATTGCCGGATACTTAAGCGATAAGTTCGGAAGAAAATTAGTTTTAATTCTTTCCGCAATTTTATTTTCAATTTCAGCAATTGGTTGCGCGGTTAGCGGAAATTATACAGAATTAATAATTTATAGATTGGTAGGCGGAATTGGAATTGGAGTTGCTTCAATAATTTCCCCGATGTACATTTCGGAAATTTCAATACCGAGCATGCGCGGAAAACTCATTACACTCTATCAACTTGCAATTACAATTGGAATATTAGCCGCATATATTTCAAATTATTTTATTTTGGAAAGTTCATCCAATTCGGTTTTCGCGGACGGTTCGTTTTTAAATTGGGTTTTATATAAAGAAATTTGGCGCGGAATGTTTGGAGTTGAAACTTTTCCCGCAATTTTATTTTTAGCGCTTTTGTTTGCCGTACCCGAATCGCCAAGATATTTATTGATGAAAAAAGAAATAAATAAAGCTCAAATAATTCTTTCTAAAATCATTGGTGAAAAAAAAGTCGCGTCGGAGATTTCTGAGATTACAAAAAGTTTCGAAACAACTTCAGTTAATTTTAATGATTTATTTCATAAGAAAATGTTAAAGCCGCTTTTAATCGGAATTTCGCTTGCGATGTTTTCACAGTTCAGCGGAATAAACGCAATAATGTATTATGGAATTAAAATTCTTGGTGAAGCCGGTATAGGCGCAAATGATGCTTTTTGGTCGCAAGTTACAATTGGAATTGTGAACGTGATTTTTACTGTAGTTGCAATTTACACAATTGATAAATTCGGCAGAAAGCCTTTGTTAATTTGGGGCGTTTCCGGAGCTGTTGTTTCTTTAATTGCTGTTGGAATTTTATTTATCATGAATATTACTTCAAGTTTCTTGTTGCTGATATTCATTTTACTTTTTATTGCGTGTTTTGCGTTTTCATTCGGACCGGTTGTTTGGGTAATTTTAGCGGAAATATATCCGACAAAAATAAGAGGAAGAGCAATGGCAATCGCGACATTATCTTTATGGGTTGCTAATTGGATTGTCGGTCAGTTCACCCCGTTTTTATTGGAAACTATTAAAGCACATGGTACATTTTGGATTTTTGCGTTAACAAGTTTTCCGGCAATTTGGGTGACTTGGAAATTTGTTCCGGAAACAAAAAATAAACCTCTGGAAGAAATTGAAAAGGTTTGGTACTGA
- a CDS encoding PEGA domain-containing protein — protein sequence MKKILMLVLFSIFAISFISCSDNTTDPVEEKGNLIVNSTPAGAKIFLDGTDSGFLTPYTFSGKAAGTYTVTLKLDTYADTTINAQVVNNQDATLNVNLKPTYTKYESIKIYETTGTNSSQPSGLILSTGTAISSSNAGIDIYYYSSSDGSTYLVQSANANNSAKRATYFKISSATNLNDGTDSPAKDATWTNSMSDREANYVFLYDADGHYSKLKISNYGGGSGVGDPAWVELTWIFNKAVDNKLF from the coding sequence ATGAAAAAGATTTTAATGTTAGTGTTATTTTCAATTTTTGCAATTTCGTTCATTTCATGCAGCGACAACACGACCGATCCGGTTGAAGAAAAGGGAAATTTAATCGTAAACTCAACTCCTGCCGGAGCAAAAATATTTTTAGACGGAACAGATTCAGGATTTTTAACTCCCTATACTTTTTCCGGTAAAGCTGCCGGAACATATACGGTAACTTTAAAATTAGATACTTATGCGGATACTACAATTAATGCGCAAGTTGTAAACAATCAAGATGCTACTTTAAATGTTAATTTAAAACCTACATATACAAAATATGAATCTATTAAAATTTATGAAACAACAGGAACAAATTCTTCCCAACCTAGCGGTTTGATACTTTCAACCGGTACAGCCATTAGCTCATCTAATGCGGGAATTGATATTTATTATTATTCAAGCAGTGATGGAAGTACATATTTAGTACAAAGCGCAAATGCGAACAACAGCGCGAAAAGAGCTACTTATTTTAAAATATCATCAGCAACAAATTTAAATGACGGAACCGATTCACCTGCAAAAGATGCAACTTGGACAAACAGTATGAGCGATAGAGAAGCAAATTATGTTTTCCTTTATGATGCAGACGGACATTATTCAAAATTAAAAATTTCAAATTATGGCGGAGGTTCTGGCGTTGGTGACCCTGCTTGGGTTGAATTAACTTGGATTTTTAATAAAGCGGTAGATAATAAATTATTTTAA
- a CDS encoding Rrf2 family transcriptional regulator: MTVIFSKKCELALQAVLFLSIKKDQLIFNAKDISDELKVPKEFVSKMLQTLTESGIIGSKKGKNGGFYLARRPSNIKLIEIVKAIDGDSVFKSCVLGFPKCSSEHPCPVHDKWGKIRDEAYKMLSEETLEQLKEKTLRKIQTL, encoded by the coding sequence ATGACTGTTATATTCTCAAAAAAATGTGAACTTGCTCTTCAAGCGGTTTTGTTTTTATCGATTAAAAAAGACCAATTGATTTTTAATGCAAAAGATATTTCCGATGAACTGAAAGTGCCTAAAGAATTTGTCTCAAAAATGCTGCAAACATTGACCGAAAGCGGAATTATTGGCTCTAAAAAAGGAAAAAACGGAGGGTTTTATTTAGCACGAAGACCCAGTAATATCAAGCTAATAGAAATTGTAAAAGCTATTGACGGTGATTCTGTTTTTAAAAGTTGTGTTTTAGGATTTCCTAAATGCAGCAGTGAACATCCGTGTCCGGTTCATGATAAATGGGGGAAAATAAGAGACGAAGCCTACAAAATGCTTAGTGAAGAAACTTTAGAACAGTTGAAGGAAAAGACTTTAAGAAAAATTCAAACGTTATAG
- a CDS encoding DUF1003 domain-containing protein, which produces MNKVCQICDRNDSQVELVPAIIVRPSVAKLIKSKYPNWDKNNFICREDLLKFRKSYLQKILTEEKGDLSNLENDVINKLSEYQPISEDIEKKFSDSFSFGERLSDSIASFGGSWKFIILFSLIILTWIFINSIALFQKTFDPYPYILLNLVLSCLAAVQAPIIMMSQNRQEARDRKRAEQDYKINLKAELELRQLHQKVDHLLIQQWERMVEIQQIQMEMLEEIKKS; this is translated from the coding sequence TTGAATAAAGTGTGCCAGATTTGTGATCGTAATGATTCTCAAGTTGAATTGGTACCAGCAATTATTGTTAGACCATCGGTGGCCAAGTTAATAAAATCCAAATATCCCAATTGGGATAAAAATAATTTCATTTGCAGGGAAGATTTACTAAAATTCAGAAAATCATATCTGCAAAAAATATTAACCGAAGAAAAAGGAGATTTAAGCAATTTAGAAAATGATGTAATAAATAAATTATCCGAATACCAGCCAATTTCGGAAGATATTGAAAAGAAATTCAGCGATAGTTTTTCATTTGGAGAAAGACTTTCGGATTCTATTGCATCGTTTGGCGGCAGTTGGAAATTTATTATTTTATTTTCGCTAATTATTCTAACATGGATATTTATTAATTCTATTGCATTATTTCAAAAAACATTTGACCCGTATCCTTACATTTTACTAAATCTTGTATTATCATGTTTAGCCGCGGTTCAAGCGCCGATAATTATGATGAGCCAAAATAGACAGGAAGCCAGGGACAGAAAGCGCGCCGAGCAGGATTATAAAATAAATTTAAAAGCTGAATTAGAACTTAGACAACTTCATCAAAAGGTAGATCATTTGTTAATTCAACAGTGGGAAAGAATGGTTGAAATTCAGCAAATACAAATGGAAATGTTGGAAGAAATTAAAAAAAGTTAA
- a CDS encoding DMT family transporter gives MKNKSPHLISVLQALLVTFLWSTSFVLIKWGLSEIPPITFAGLRYTLAFLCFFPFIFFNKKYQNEIKKLNSSQWKKLFWLGILFYAFTQGTQYLGLSLLPSVTVSLMLNFTPIIVAISGIFLLKEIPTNLQWLGSILFLLGIFVYFFPISFMQSELIGLGVMFIGVLANSASAVLGRDINRNKDISPLVITFISMGIGAIIMLIVGLMKDGFPTISTNNIYYLIWLAVINTAFAFTLWNLTLRHLSAMESSIINGTMLIQIAILAWIFLGEKITIQEGAGMLIAAVGALFVQLKKKS, from the coding sequence ATGAAAAATAAATCACCTCATTTAATTTCAGTTTTACAAGCATTACTTGTAACATTCTTGTGGTCAACATCTTTTGTTTTAATAAAGTGGGGTTTATCGGAAATTCCGCCTATTACATTTGCCGGATTAAGATATACTTTGGCGTTTTTGTGTTTTTTTCCATTCATTTTTTTCAATAAAAAATATCAAAATGAAATTAAGAAGTTAAATTCCTCTCAATGGAAAAAATTGTTTTGGCTTGGAATTTTATTTTACGCATTTACACAAGGAACGCAGTATTTGGGTTTATCTTTGCTTCCATCCGTAACTGTTAGTTTAATGCTTAACTTCACTCCAATTATTGTCGCAATATCAGGCATATTTTTATTGAAGGAAATACCAACTAACCTACAGTGGCTTGGTTCAATTTTATTTCTCTTGGGAATTTTTGTCTACTTTTTTCCAATTTCATTTATGCAAAGTGAACTTATCGGTTTAGGCGTAATGTTTATTGGAGTTTTGGCAAATTCAGCTTCAGCCGTTCTTGGAAGAGACATTAACAGAAATAAAGATATTAGTCCGCTAGTTATAACTTTTATTAGTATGGGAATCGGCGCAATTATAATGTTAATAGTTGGACTAATGAAAGACGGTTTTCCAACAATAAGCACGAATAATATTTATTATTTAATTTGGCTTGCTGTTATTAATACGGCGTTCGCATTTACATTATGGAATTTGACTTTACGACATTTATCGGCAATGGAATCAAGTATAATTAATGGAACTATGCTGATCCAAATTGCAATTTTAGCTTGGATTTTTCTTGGAGAAAAAATTACGATTCAAGAAGGAGCCGGAATGCTGATTGCGGCTGTAGGAGCATTATTTGTTCAGTTAAAAAAGAAAAGTTAA
- a CDS encoding 3-keto-5-aminohexanoate cleavage protein, with translation MLIKIALNGARPKKQNQYIPQSLIEIENEVKLLFENGNNVFHIHCYDENGNESLKPKDVNKLVELVKNISPEIQIGISSGDWIEPDLEKRKSHIKDWENIPDFISVNMIEDNSIEISKLLISKGIKIEAGLNEKKAAEIFVESELINNCYRILIEPEPEEINSAIQVINEIEQVLNNHNVECRRLLHGFNMVTWEILKEAKLRGYDSRIGMEDTIYLENGEMVKSNLELIQYAKKIINA, from the coding sequence ATGTTAATTAAAATTGCGCTAAATGGAGCGCGACCAAAAAAACAAAATCAATATATTCCTCAATCATTAATTGAAATTGAAAACGAAGTAAAACTTTTATTTGAAAACGGAAATAATGTTTTTCATATTCACTGTTATGATGAAAATGGCAATGAAAGTTTAAAGCCAAAAGATGTTAATAAATTAGTAGAATTGGTTAAAAATATTTCTCCTGAAATACAAATTGGAATAAGTTCCGGAGATTGGATTGAACCGGATCTTGAAAAAAGAAAAAGTCACATAAAAGATTGGGAAAATATTCCGGATTTTATTTCTGTTAATATGATAGAAGATAATTCAATTGAAATATCTAAACTGTTGATATCAAAAGGTATAAAAATAGAGGCCGGATTAAATGAAAAGAAAGCCGCGGAAATATTTGTGGAAAGTGAGTTAATTAATAATTGTTATAGAATTCTAATTGAACCGGAACCGGAAGAAATTAATTCAGCGATACAAGTAATTAATGAAATTGAACAAGTTTTGAATAATCATAATGTAGAATGTCGAAGATTATTACACGGATTTAATATGGTAACTTGGGAAATTTTAAAAGAAGCCAAATTGCGGGGATATGACAGTAGAATAGGAATGGAAGATACAATTTATCTTGAAAATGGCGAAATGGTAAAAAGTAATTTAGAACTAATTCAATATGCAAAAAAAATAATAAATGCTTAA
- a CDS encoding YtxH domain-containing protein gives MLKNMLTSKGNRFIVLSLVVSAALLLASCDKAKDTMEETKKTVEETTDKAAEMTKEAAEKMGEATEKVVDTVKTAVEKTAEEVKNAVDEKQFVGVWQGKLDSRLAILTITSQDGNDFSGKITISYRTPINQEVKGTYNPETKSVTMADQLHSRVKGKYAGKLSADGKTYSGTFTTLVDKNSATFNLVKK, from the coding sequence ATGTTAAAAAATATGTTAACAAGTAAGGGTAACAGATTTATTGTTTTATCTTTAGTTGTTAGTGCGGCCTTATTATTGGCAAGCTGCGATAAAGCAAAAGATACAATGGAAGAAACAAAAAAGACGGTTGAAGAAACTACAGATAAAGCAGCAGAAATGACAAAAGAAGCCGCTGAAAAAATGGGCGAAGCAACTGAAAAAGTTGTGGACACAGTTAAAACTGCAGTTGAAAAAACAGCTGAAGAAGTAAAAAATGCCGTTGATGAAAAACAATTTGTAGGCGTTTGGCAGGGAAAGTTGGATAGCAGATTAGCAATTTTAACAATTACTTCTCAAGATGGTAATGATTTTTCCGGTAAAATTACAATAAGCTATCGAACACCAATTAATCAGGAAGTAAAAGGAACGTATAATCCGGAAACAAAATCTGTAACAATGGCTGATCAACTGCATAGCCGAGTTAAAGGAAAATATGCTGGCAAACTTTCGGCAGACGGAAAAACATATTCGGGAACTTTTACAACTTTAGTTGATAAAAATTCAGCAACTTTTAATTTAGTAAAAAAATAA